CATTGCCGGCGGCCCCGGAACCGTTTCGGCCCGCCGTCGTGGCCGTCACGTCCCGCTAATACCTCGTTGGGCCTGTCGCGCCGTCGGGTCGAGTCGGCGTCCTCCCGATTCCGGCCCCGAACGAGGGGATTTGATATAGCAGTATGGACTTCACCATCCGACGCTCTCGGCTGTCTGCACCGTTTCCTCCCGGATTCGCCGCCCGGACACCGGTCGTCCGGGCCGTACCGAGTGGTCTCGGTAGCCGTCGCCGTGGCCGATCACGCACGCCGGTTCGAGGCGATCGACACGCCCCGGATCCTCGCACTGGTGTGCCAACCGATCGGTTCCCGGACCGCATCGCTGGCAGCCCGAACACCTGGGGCCCGTGAACGGCCGGCCGTTTCGGTCAGCTCGCTTTTCCATCGATTCGCCCCGCCATCTCGTCGGCTCGGACTCACCGGATCCCGACCTGTTGGCGGTTCGCTACGACAGAGACGATCGCAGGCCGGTCGATCGCATCCGAGGACTGCGGGACGGATTCGATTGCGCCGTCGCGGGACTCCGGTGCACCTGCGTTCGATGTCCCTCGTCTCCGTTCGATCGGGCCACCTCTCTGGCCCCGTGACGATCGGGTCCCGAACACGAGCCCTACCTGACGCGTGGAACCGGTTTTCGACGGCTAGAACCAGGGGTTCGTGGCCTCCGATCCCCAGTCAACGACCGGCCGATCGTTACGACGGGTGCCGGGTTCGGCTCTCGGACGACAGATATCACGGTTCCACTGGCTCGCTCACGATACGGGGGGCGCCAGAAGACGACCCCACGCGCACCGCTCCATCCTCGACCGATCGCGCTCTTGATCGATCGCGCGCGGCGACGTGCACTCGATTCGGCTACGGGTGGCTCGGTTCGAGGATCGATTCGGCTCCGATCGCCCAGCGGGTGGCCGACCGATCGGGTGTTGGCATCCGGGTCCGCCTGCGCTGTCGCTCGGTCCCGTCTATCGGTCAGCACGACCACTGCCGATCGGTCGGCGTCGGGGTCGGCAGTCGACGCTCCGGGCCTGTCTCGGTCGCAGGCTCCCCGCCGTCGGACGGCCGAGCGGTGTCGCTGGATCTCGCCAACTGCCGCGAGCATCGGCGAGGACGCCGTTTCCTTCCAGACCGACCAGTACCCAAACAGTAAATCACATATTGCGATATAGAATTGGGGGCTGCCAACCCAGTACTGAACCGGCTTGCCGAGAGTGGCCGTTCGGACCACCGATCGACGGCCGGCACCGTCGTACGCACAGCCCGCGTCACGTACGCGGCACCTGGACTGACTTTCGGAACTTTCGGAAGCGGCCCGCCGTGGCTTAAGGGGATCCAGCCAAAACAGGATACCCGTGATCGTCGACGGCCGCGTGCTGCGCGAGGACTTCGTCCCCAGCGAGGTGGTCCACCGCCACGACGAGGTGAACCTCCTCTCGGAGACCCTGGAGCCGCTGCTGTACGATCGACGCCCGGATCCGGCGTTCCTGTTCGGGCCGACGGGCGTCGGCAAGACCTGCATCGCCCGGTACGCGCTCTCCCAGTTGCGCGAACAGGAGCCGTCGGTCGCGGTCGCCTACGTCAACTGCTGGCAGGAGTACACCCGGTTTCGCGTGCTCTACAGCCTGCTCGACTCGATCGGCCGGGCGGTCGACGTCCACCGATCGACGCCGAAGGACGAACTGTTCGGACGGCTGGACGAGGCGACCGACCGGCCGATCGTCGCGATCCTGGACGAGGTCGACCAGCTAGAGGAAACGGCCGCGCTCTACGACCTCCACCGGCTCCGGCACGTCTCGCTCGTGTTGATCGCCAACCGCGAGGAGGAACTGTTCGCGAGCTTCGACGATCGAGTCCGGTCGCGGCTGCGGGCCGGGACCCGGGTACAGTTCGACCGCTACGGCACCGACGAACTCGTCGCGATCCTCGCGGAACGGGCGAATCAGGGGCTCGAACCGGACGCGATTTCCGACGATCAGTTGCGGACGATCGCCGAGGCGGCGTCCGGCGACGCTCGCGTCGGCATCGGTATCCTCCGGTCGGCCGCCCGCCGCGCGGAGCGAGACGGGTGCGAGTCGATCACGGACGAGGTGCTCGAAGCGGCGATTCCGGACGCCCGGACGGCCATTCGCCGCAAGACCGTGGAGGGACTGATCGAACACCAGCGCGTCCTCTACGACGTGATCGCCGAGGAAGGCGAGATCGAACCCGGTGACCTCTACGCCGAGTACGAGCGGCGGGTCGCGGACCCGAAGACGAAACGGACGCTACGGAACTACCTGACGAAGATGGTCCACTACGACCTGATCGAGGCCGTCGGCGAACGTCGCGGCCGAACCTACCGGCTCGTCGAGGACGAGGTCGACCGCGACTCGGACTAGGGGCGGCGATCGGCTCTTTTCGGAAATGCCGACCTCGATCAGCGAATCGACCTACGACCGCCGGACAGCCGCTCACGTCGGTTTCCGACGAGTATCGGAATGTCGGAAGGTTCGGAAGCGGCCGTCCGACGCTTATGGACCGTCCGCGCGACCGTTCGCGTATGCATCAGTTCGAACTCGACCCAGGGTTGACGCTCCTGCGGACGGAGTCGCCCCGATCGACGATCGTACACCGGCTGGCGTGCGGCCGGCTGGCCAACGCCGACGGCCCGGCCTACTGGATCGACGCGCGAAATACGGCCGCGACGCACGCACTGTACGACTGCGTCTCCCGGCCGCGCGTCCTCGACGACCTGAAGATCGCGCGAGCGTTCACCGCCTACCAGCACCACTCGCTGGTCCGGACCGTCACGCGGCGGGCGAGTCCCGACACCGACCTGCTCGTCGCGCCGAACGTCGCCGCCCTCTACCGGGACGACGACGTGGCCGAGTGGGAACGCGAGGACCTGCTGGCCGCGAGCCTGGAGACGCTGTCCGAACTGGGGCGGGTGCTCGACTGTCCCGTCCTCGTCACGAGCGCGACCGACGCCGACGGGAACCGGATCGCCGAGGTCGCCGAGACGACGATCGAGTGCGTCCGCACCCGCGAGGGCGTTCGCCTCGAGTCCGCGGACGGTGACCGGGTGACCGAGGGGTACTGGCACGGGGACTACTGGCAGACGACGATCCCCTACTGGGTCGATCTCTGCGGCGCCGTCGACGCGATCGATCCCGTCGCCGCCCACGATCGGGGGCTGCTGGAGGTGACCGGCTGATGGGCCGGACGAACTCCACCTACCGCGACGCCGTCCGGCGGATCGAGTCCGACTGGGAGCCGATGCGGCGGGCGCTGCGCCGGGAGTACCAGTCGGACTTCGATCGGCTCTTCGATCGGGCGCGATCGATCGCCGACGCGGCGGGCTACGCGAACCCGCGAGAACCCGAGCGGGCCGTGCTGCTGTCGGTCTTGCTCGCCCACGAGATCGAACTGCGACGGCTCCGGGCGGAACTCGAGACGCATCCGGAAAGCGAACTCCCTGTCCCGGACGAATGAGCCCGTACACGTTCGAGTTCGAGGACGGCATCGTCCGGCAGTGGCAACTCACCGAGACCGGTGCCAGGCCCGCGATCGTCGAGGACTACGCCCCGTCGCTGTTCGTCGGCGGCCCGAACGACGCGCTCGCGGACCTGCGGGACCGGCTCGGCTCGGATCCGAAGGTCGTCGCGACGGATTTCGAGCGGTGGGCGACCGACCTCCACGAGGCGCACGTCGACGATCGGTCCGAGGTGCTGCGCGTCGCCCTCGATCGCGTCGGCGAGGTGCGGACGCTCGCCCGGGAGATCCGCGGCGTCTACGAGCGCGAAACCCACGCGCCCGGCACGTTTCGCCTGTACGACGTCGATCTCGCGCCCGGCTTTCGCTACTGTCTCGATCGGGGGCTCGATCCGGCACCCGGCCGCGACCTGCGAACGGTGCGACTCGCGCTCCCCGAGCCCGCGTTGGCCGACGGCGTCGTCTCCGCGCTGGACGTCGACGGCGAGCCGATCGCCGCCGGCGGCACCGGCGACTCCGGCGACTCCGGCGCCGACGCGGGCGTGAACGCCGACCCGGAACACGTGCTCCGCGCGCTCGCGAATCGTCTCGATCGCCGGGATCCGGACGTGCTCGTGGTGAGCCACGCCGACCTGATTCCGCTCCTCGACGAGCGGGCGTCGGAACTGGGTCTCGACGGGTTTCGGCTGGGCCGGCTCCCCGGCGTGACCCGACTCGCGAGCGAGAACACCTACGAGAGCTACGGACAGGTGGGTCACTCGCCGGCGCGGTACCGGGTTCCGGGCCGAGCGATCGTCGACGCGTCGAACAGTTTCCTCTGGCACCAGTCGGGGCTCGAGGGGATCCGCTACATGATCGGACGGACGGGCCGACCGCTGCAGGAAGCCGCGTGGGGCAGCATCGGCACACTGCTGACGTCCCGCCAGATCCGGCTGGCGCGCACCGAGCGGGGCGTGCTCGCACCCTGGAACAAGTGGGACCCCGAGCGGTTCACCGACGTCGAGACGCTGCACGCAGCCGATCGGGGCGGATTCACGTTCTCGCCGGACGTCGGCTTCCACGAGACCGTCCACGAGATCGATTTCGCGTCGCTGTACCCGCGGATCATCTGCGAGCACAACGTGAGCCCGGAGACGGTCGGCTGTCGCTGCGAGGGCGCGATCGACTCGCACGCGGTCCCGGAACTGGGGTACGAGATCTGCGAGCAGGACGGCTTCCTTCCCGCAGTGCTCGACCCGCTGCTCGACGATCGGGCGGCGATCAAGCGGGAGTTGCGCGAGGACCCGCCGGAGGCGGCGGCCGATCGGCTCCGCGCGGAGTCGGGCGCGATCAAGTGGGTGCTCGTCTCCTGCTTCGGCTACCAGGGGTATCGCAACGCCAAGTACGGTCGGATCGAGTGCCACGAGGCTATCAACGCCTACGCGCGCGAGATCGCCCTCACGGCGAAGGCGCGTCTCGAGCAAGCCGGCTGGCAGATCGTCCACGGCATCGTCGACAGCCTCTGGGTGACGCCACGGTTCGACGACCCGGAGCCGATCGAGTCGGTCGTCGCCGCGGTCTCCGAGGCGGTGGGGATCCCGCTCGAGCACGACGGCCGCTACGAGTGGGTCTGTTTCGTTCCGCTGCGCGACTCGATCGCCGGCAGTGCGAACGGGACTCGACCGGGTACCGGTACCACGGACGGGGCGGGACCGAGTGCGGGTCCCCGGGGCGGCGTCGCGTCCGGCCCCGCGGGTGCGCTCACGAGGTACTTCGGCAAGCGCGAGGGCGGCGACTATCGGTTCCGCGGCATCGAACTCCGCCAGCGCAGCACGCCCGAGTTCGTCGCGGCGAGTCAGCGAGCCTTCGTCGAGACGCTCGATCGGGAGCGCGATCCCGAGGCCGTCTGTGACGTGCTCGACCGACGGCTCGGCGAACTCCGGCGCGGTGCGGTCGATCCGACCGCCCTCGAGATCACGAACCGCGTCTCGAAGTCTCTCGAGGCGTACCGTCAGCGGACCCACACCGTCGCGGCACTGCGGCGGTACGATCGCCACGGGATCGATCGGCGGCCCGGCCAGTCGGTCCGGTACGTCGTCGTCGACGACGACGCGCGCGGTCCCGAGCGGGTTCGCCTGCCGTTCGAGGACCCATCGACGTACGATCCGGGCTACTACGCCGCCGCCCTGGTGCGAGCCTGCGAGAGCGTCGTCTCGCCGCTGGGCTGGGATCGGGCCCGGATCCGGGACTACCTGCGAGACGGGACGCCGGTACGACTGTCGAGTTTCGCGTAGTGATCGCGGACCCGAACGGTCGATTCTCCAGAACTGTGTTTTTCGGCGAATACTCGCCCGTGATGGCGGGTTGAGCACTACATTTATACTCGTCAATCGGCTTTTGCATACCAACTACTTATGGCTGCTTCCGATCCGTCTGCGAGCCATCTCCGGTCGCGCGTCCGCCAGCAGGAGGTCGTCGCCGAACTCGGACAGCAGGCCCTCGAATGCGACGACATCGATCGGCTGTTGCACGACGCGACCGTCGCCGTTCGAGACGCGCTCGAGGCGGAGTACTGCAAGGTCCTCGAGCGGTGTCCCGGCGGCGACGAGGTCCGTCTCAGACGGGGCGTCGGCTGGCAGGACGGACTCGTCGGCTCGGCGACCGTCCCGACGGACCGGGACTCGCAGGCGGGATACACGCTGCTCGTCGAGGAACCGGTCGTCGTCGACGACCTCGCGACGGAAGAGCGGTTTTCCGGACCCGACCTGCTGCTCGATCACGACGTCACGAGCGGCATCAGCGTCGTCATCGGCTCGCTCGAGGATCCGTGGGGCGTCCTCGGCGTCCACACGACGGATCACCGCGAGTTCACGGAACACGACGCGACCTTCGTCCAGAACGTCGCGAACGTGCTCGCGTCGGCGATCGACAACGCACAGACCGAACGCAACCTTCGGGAGGAGAAAGCCCTGAAGGACCGGCTCGTCGAGACGAGTCCGATCGGGATCACGCTGATCGACGCCGACGGCACGAACGTCTTCGCGAACGAACGGGCCGAGAACCTCCTCGGCAGACCGCCCGACGAACTCCGGAGCTACGACCACGACGACGACCGGTGGAACCTCGTCGACGAGTACGGCGAGCCGATGGCGAGCGACGAATTACCGTTCTCGCGGGTCCGAGAGACCGGCGAACCGGTGTTCGACGAGATCGTCGGGATCGACCACCCCGACGGGACGCGGGTATGGCTGGCGACACACTGTGCGCCGCTGACCGACGACGACGGGGCCTTCGACGGCGCGGTGTACGCCTTCGAGAACATCACCGAGCAGAAACGGCTCGAGAGCGAACTCGAGACGACGTTCGATCGGATCACGGACGCGTTCTTCGGGCTCGACGCGGACTGGACGTTCACCTACGTCAACGATCGCGCGGCGGAGTTGATCGATCCCGACGGAGCGGGCCTGGTCGGCGAGAACGTCTGGGAGGCGTTCCCGACGGCGGTCGACTCGACGTTCGAACGGGAGTACCGTCGCGCGATGGAGCGACAGGAGGCGACGTCGTTCGAGGAGTACTTTCCGCCGCTCGACGCCTGGTTCGAGGTACACGCCTACCCGTCCGAGACGGGGCTGTCGGTCTACTTCCGCGACGTCACCGACCGCAAGCGGATGGAACGCGAACTTCGCGAGACCAACCGGGCCCTCCAGCGGCTCTACGAGATCACCGCCGATCGAGACCGCTCGTTCGACGAAAAGGTCGGTCGCCTGCTCGAACTGGGCCGCGAACGGCTCGGGGTCGACGTCGGCTATCTGGCGACGATCGACGAGGGCGACGACGACGTCGAAATCGCACACGTCAGCGACGCCGACGGCAATCTCACGGCTGGGACCACCATGCCCCTGTCGGACACCTACTGCCACTGGACGACCCAGCAGGACGAACTCCTCGGCTTTACGGAGTCGCCGACCGACCACGGCATCGACGAGGACGTCTACGAGACGTACGAACTCGACTGCTATCTCGGCGGCCGGGTAAACGTCAACGGCGAACGCTACGGCGCGCTCTGTTTCGAAGACGAGTCGCCGCGAGAGACGCCGTTTACGCCCGCCGAGCGATCCTTCGTCGAACTCGCCACCCAGTGGGTCAGCTACGAACTCGAGCGCCAGCGATACCAGGACGAACTCGAGCGGTACAGGGAGTACACGGACGACGTCCTCGACGCGATCGACGACGTCTTTTACGTGCTCGACAGGGACGGCACGATCAAACGCTGGAACGAGAGCGTCCCCGCGGTGACGGGGTACGCGGACGGCGAAATCGAGTCGATGCACGCGCTCGAGTTCTTCCACGAGGCCGATCGGGACGCGATCGCGAGCGCGATCGGAGACGCCTTCGAGACCGGGGCCACGCGCGTGGAGGCACCGATCCGGACGAGTGACGGCGAGTCGATCCCCTACGAGTTCGTCGCGTCGGCGCTCGAGGACCCCGGCGGGAACCCGGTCCTGACGGGGGTCGGCCGGGACATCACCGAACGGAAGGCGAATCAGCGCAGGCTCGAGGAACTCGTCGCGGACCTGGAGGAGTCGAACGACCGGCTCGAGCAGTTCGCCTACGCCGCCAGCCACGACCTGCAGGAGCCGTTACGGATGGTGTCGAGCTACCTGACGCTCGTCGAGCGACGATACGCCGACGAACTCGACGCGGACGGCAGGGAGTTCATCGAGTTCGCCGTCGACGGTGCCGAGCGCATGCAGGAGATGATCAACGGCCTGCTGGCGTACTCGCGGGTCGACACGCAGGGAGCCCCGTTCCAGCCCGTCGAGACGGACGCGGTCCTCGCGGACGTCCTGACGGACCTCGAGGTCCGGATCGAGGAGACCGGTGCCGACGTCGACGTCGACTGGGAGGCGCTCCCGGCGGTCTCGGGCGATCCGGGACAGCTCCGGCAGCTGTTCCAGAACCTGTTGGACAACGCGATCACGTACGCTGGGACGGAGGCCCCACGTATATCAGTGTTCGCAGCGAAGGATGGTACAGAGCGAATCGTATCCGTCCGTGACCAGGGTATCGGCATCGATCCCGACGACACAGACGACATCTTCCAGGTGTTCAATCGTCTCCACAGCATCGACGAGTACACCGGGACCGGCATCGGACTCGCGCTCTGTGAACGCATCGTCGAACGACACGACGGAACCATCGAGGTCGACTCGGAACTCGGTGAGGGATCGACGTTCTCGGTGAGACTCCCAGCACCTACTGAAGCCAATGACTGAGCCAGAATCGTTTCGACCGGAGCCAGCACAGATACTGTTAGTCGAAGACAACCCGGGTGACGTCCGGTTGACGAAGGAGGCGTTCAAACAGGGACGTATCGAGAACGATCTCCACACCGTCTCGGACGGGACACAGGCGCTCGACTTTCTCGAACAGCGCGGCGAGTACGCGGACGCACCGCGCCCGGATCTCATCCTGCTCGATCTCAACCTCCCGCGAACGGACGGCGAGGAGGTACTCGAGCAACTCAAGGGGGATCCGGATCTTCGATCGATCCCCGTGATCGTCCTGACGAGTTCGCGGGCCGAGGAGGACGTCGTCAGGTCCTACGAACTGCACGCGAACGCCTACCTCACGAAACCCGTCGATCCCGACGAGTTCATCGAGACCGTCCGCGCGTTCGAGAAATTCTGGTTCTCGGTGGTCAGGCTGCCGCCGGAGGGGAGCCGATAATGAGCGAGTCCGACGGCCGAACGGAGTGGGACTGGGACCAGGAGCGGGTCCCCGAGGAAACCGGCACCCTCCGGCTCCTGTTGATCGAGGACAACCCGGGCGACGCGCGGCTCATCCAGGAGATGCTCCGGGACTCCGACGAACTCACACGGCGCGTCAACCCGGACGAGTCGTCCAGCCAGACGCCTGACGTCGTCCGAGAGAACCGGCTCGACGACGGGCTGGAGGTCCTCGACTCCGAGCCCACGGACCTCGTCTTGCTCGACCTGAACCTCCCCGACAGCACCGGGCTCGAGACCCTCGAGACGGTCAGCGAGGCGAGCGACGAGACTCCGATCGTCGTGCTGACCGGCCTGCGCGACCAGGAAGTCGGCGTCCAGGCGATTCAACGCGGTGCCCAGGACTTCCTCGTCAAGGACGAGGTGACGAGCGAACTGCTCGTGCGGACGATCCACCACGCGATCGAACGCGCCAAACAGGAGCGCGAGCGCCTCCGCCAGCGCGAGCAACTCGAGGCGCTGAACCGCCTCAACCGGATCGGCCACGACATCACGCACGCGGTGATCACGACCGAGACGCGGGCGGAACTCGAACAGCAGGTCTGCGATCGGCTGGTCGAGCCCGACGGCTACCGGTTCGCCTGGATCGGGAGCGTCGATCCGGGGAACAGCGACGTGGTTCCGAAGGCGGCGGCCGGCGTCGAGGAGGGATACCTGGACGAGATCGAGGTCACCACCGACGAAGACGAACCGACCGGTCAGGGGCCGGCGGGAACGGCGATCCGTACCGGGTCGGTCCAGGTCGTGAACGATGCGACGATCGATGCCGAATTCGAGCCGTGGCGCGAACCGGCACGCGAACGCGGCT
The nucleotide sequence above comes from Halosolutus halophilus. Encoded proteins:
- a CDS encoding Cdc6/Cdc18 family protein; this encodes MIVDGRVLREDFVPSEVVHRHDEVNLLSETLEPLLYDRRPDPAFLFGPTGVGKTCIARYALSQLREQEPSVAVAYVNCWQEYTRFRVLYSLLDSIGRAVDVHRSTPKDELFGRLDEATDRPIVAILDEVDQLEETAALYDLHRLRHVSLVLIANREEELFASFDDRVRSRLRAGTRVQFDRYGTDELVAILAERANQGLEPDAISDDQLRTIAEAASGDARVGIGILRSAARRAERDGCESITDEVLEAAIPDARTAIRRKTVEGLIEHQRVLYDVIAEEGEIEPGDLYAEYERRVADPKTKRTLRNYLTKMVHYDLIEAVGERRGRTYRLVEDEVDRDSD
- a CDS encoding DNA polymerase domain-containing protein yields the protein MSPYTFEFEDGIVRQWQLTETGARPAIVEDYAPSLFVGGPNDALADLRDRLGSDPKVVATDFERWATDLHEAHVDDRSEVLRVALDRVGEVRTLAREIRGVYERETHAPGTFRLYDVDLAPGFRYCLDRGLDPAPGRDLRTVRLALPEPALADGVVSALDVDGEPIAAGGTGDSGDSGADAGVNADPEHVLRALANRLDRRDPDVLVVSHADLIPLLDERASELGLDGFRLGRLPGVTRLASENTYESYGQVGHSPARYRVPGRAIVDASNSFLWHQSGLEGIRYMIGRTGRPLQEAAWGSIGTLLTSRQIRLARTERGVLAPWNKWDPERFTDVETLHAADRGGFTFSPDVGFHETVHEIDFASLYPRIICEHNVSPETVGCRCEGAIDSHAVPELGYEICEQDGFLPAVLDPLLDDRAAIKRELREDPPEAAADRLRAESGAIKWVLVSCFGYQGYRNAKYGRIECHEAINAYAREIALTAKARLEQAGWQIVHGIVDSLWVTPRFDDPEPIESVVAAVSEAVGIPLEHDGRYEWVCFVPLRDSIAGSANGTRPGTGTTDGAGPSAGPRGGVASGPAGALTRYFGKREGGDYRFRGIELRQRSTPEFVAASQRAFVETLDRERDPEAVCDVLDRRLGELRRGAVDPTALEITNRVSKSLEAYRQRTHTVAALRRYDRHGIDRRPGQSVRYVVVDDDARGPERVRLPFEDPSTYDPGYYAAALVRACESVVSPLGWDRARIRDYLRDGTPVRLSSFA
- a CDS encoding PAS domain-containing protein; this translates as MAASDPSASHLRSRVRQQEVVAELGQQALECDDIDRLLHDATVAVRDALEAEYCKVLERCPGGDEVRLRRGVGWQDGLVGSATVPTDRDSQAGYTLLVEEPVVVDDLATEERFSGPDLLLDHDVTSGISVVIGSLEDPWGVLGVHTTDHREFTEHDATFVQNVANVLASAIDNAQTERNLREEKALKDRLVETSPIGITLIDADGTNVFANERAENLLGRPPDELRSYDHDDDRWNLVDEYGEPMASDELPFSRVRETGEPVFDEIVGIDHPDGTRVWLATHCAPLTDDDGAFDGAVYAFENITEQKRLESELETTFDRITDAFFGLDADWTFTYVNDRAAELIDPDGAGLVGENVWEAFPTAVDSTFEREYRRAMERQEATSFEEYFPPLDAWFEVHAYPSETGLSVYFRDVTDRKRMERELRETNRALQRLYEITADRDRSFDEKVGRLLELGRERLGVDVGYLATIDEGDDDVEIAHVSDADGNLTAGTTMPLSDTYCHWTTQQDELLGFTESPTDHGIDEDVYETYELDCYLGGRVNVNGERYGALCFEDESPRETPFTPAERSFVELATQWVSYELERQRYQDELERYREYTDDVLDAIDDVFYVLDRDGTIKRWNESVPAVTGYADGEIESMHALEFFHEADRDAIASAIGDAFETGATRVEAPIRTSDGESIPYEFVASALEDPGGNPVLTGVGRDITERKANQRRLEELVADLEESNDRLEQFAYAASHDLQEPLRMVSSYLTLVERRYADELDADGREFIEFAVDGAERMQEMINGLLAYSRVDTQGAPFQPVETDAVLADVLTDLEVRIEETGADVDVDWEALPAVSGDPGQLRQLFQNLLDNAITYAGTEAPRISVFAAKDGTERIVSVRDQGIGIDPDDTDDIFQVFNRLHSIDEYTGTGIGLALCERIVERHDGTIEVDSELGEGSTFSVRLPAPTEAND
- a CDS encoding response regulator, which gives rise to MTEPESFRPEPAQILLVEDNPGDVRLTKEAFKQGRIENDLHTVSDGTQALDFLEQRGEYADAPRPDLILLDLNLPRTDGEEVLEQLKGDPDLRSIPVIVLTSSRAEEDVVRSYELHANAYLTKPVDPDEFIETVRAFEKFWFSVVRLPPEGSR
- a CDS encoding bacterio-opsin activator domain-containing protein gives rise to the protein MSESDGRTEWDWDQERVPEETGTLRLLLIEDNPGDARLIQEMLRDSDELTRRVNPDESSSQTPDVVRENRLDDGLEVLDSEPTDLVLLDLNLPDSTGLETLETVSEASDETPIVVLTGLRDQEVGVQAIQRGAQDFLVKDEVTSELLVRTIHHAIERAKQERERLRQREQLEALNRLNRIGHDITHAVITTETRAELEQQVCDRLVEPDGYRFAWIGSVDPGNSDVVPKAAAGVEEGYLDEIEVTTDEDEPTGQGPAGTAIRTGSVQVVNDATIDAEFEPWREPARERGYRSTAAIPIVHEDLVYGVIGVYSSSPRAFTGPETTILARIGDVIAHAITAIERRDALVSDAVIELEFRVGEMAEELVELSVTEECTIEFEQLVQGDETLLAYGSATDVSEEAFRDAVDETDGISDVRVLAARREAFEFELVAPAAVSLFETIATHGGRVASATIADGEFRFVVELPRGRDTRQMIELIRDQHADTTYLAQRTTERSERGRSGSTSVVEEELTEKQRAAIETAYFAGYFDWPRESTGEEIAERLGISPATFNQHLRTAERKFFDSVFGE